The Juglans regia cultivar Chandler chromosome 10, Walnut 2.0, whole genome shotgun sequence genome includes the window tatttCCAGAATTTAACAAGATTCAGAGCTTCTCACTGTTTCTCATATTCGTCTCTCTGAAATTTGACGTTTCAGTGTTTAATGTGATTGACCATGATGGGAACAAAATCACAGATAAGGAAGACATTGATTATATTCAAAGGGTAGGAACTATTATTGGCACCCTTCATCTTaaatattcttttcaaattaaCCATTTGGTTAAgcttaaaataggaaaaattttAGTCTTATGATTTCTTTAGTTCAAGCAAAGTTTTTTGTTCTTCTGTTTCTTAGACAAGGAGAAATTCAGCATTTTTTCAGCATCTGAAAGAAGTCCCTTTATCTTTTGCCCTTAtctctattttgaaaaaaaaaaaaaaggatctttTTGGAGCAGGTGTTTTAAAGATGaactaaattatcaaaaaaaaagaagcagctTGTCACATCTCATGTTAGTTCCCAATTTTGCAGAGACTCGAAAGTAATGCCAGCTTTGCACCCTCATTGAGAGGGTCTGTAGGGGTAATGCCCTCAGAAGAGTACACCTCGATAGAGCTCAGTGGTACTGACAGGCCTGGCTTATTGTCTGAAGTGTGTGCAGTTCTTGCAGACCTTGGCTGTAATGTGGTGAATGCTGAGATATGGACGCACAATGCTAGGGCTGCAGCTGTAGTTCATGTCACAGATGAATCCACTGGGTGTGCAATCAAAGATCCAACACATCTCTCGACAATTAAGGATTTGCTTTGCAATGTCCTCAGGGGAGACGATGACTTGAAGACTGCAAATATGAAGCTTTCACCCCCCGGAGTGACAAATAGGGGGAGAAGGTTACATCAAATTATGTTTGCTGACAGGGACTATGAGAGAGTTGGGGGGACTGGAGTTGAGGGAGTTGAGAATAAGAGTCCAAGACCTCATGTAACGTTGTTCGACTGCATCCAGAAGGAATACACCGTGATTACTATGAGGTCAAAAGATCGGCCAAAACTGTTGTTCGACATCATTTGTACTTTGACTGACATGCAGTATGTAGTGTTTCATGGAGTGGTCAAAACGGGGAGGATGGAAGCTTATCAGGTAAGATAAACTCCACCAAAAACTGATTTCATGGAATGTAACTGATGCTGGAAGTTGACTTGACCATTATATGATGCATATGTATTGGTCAACATAGAGAACCAGTGAAGTTTTACCGATTTTCCAGGTCGTGAAACCTCAGACAAGTTTTATGAATATACTTATGCCAACTTTGTGTACTCCCTCATATGGGGTGAAATCTGTGGATTGAATTGTTTTCTGAAGTTTTGCTTCGGGGGTTAGGGATAAGTTTTCTTGATATCATACTCATGTTTCAATCTAATTAGAATATTCTTCCTGTTTCTGTAGGAATTTTTTATTCGGCATGTTGATGGGCTCCCTATAAGTTCAGAAGCTGAGCGAGAACGTGTTGCACAGTGCCTTGAAGCCGCCATTGAAAGGCGGGCATCTGAGGTTTAGTAGACTTTTAACTTTGATGAAATACAACATAAATACAAGTTTATACTCAGATATTTGGCTATGCACAGGGAATGGAGCTTGAATTGTGCACAGAAGACCGAGTTGGACTCCTCTCAGATATAACCAAGATATTCCGGGAGAACAGTTTATGCATTAAAAGAGCAGAAATTTCGACAAAGGGTGGAAAAGCCATAGACACTTTCTATGTCACGGATGTCACCGGTAATGCTGTTGACCCCAAGATGATAGATTCAATTTGTAGACAGATAGGCCACACGATACTGAAGGTGAAGAAGCATAGGTCCAATGCTTCACCACCCAAGGCCCCTCAAGGAACCACAATGGGATTCCTCTTTGGGAATTTGTTTAAAGCTCGAAgtttccaaaacttcaaattaatCAGATCCTACTCTTAATTATCTTCCTGTACATTCTCGGAGGTAGAAACTGTACAGACATATCAGAATGTTGCAGCATCCCAGAAATGTATTGGGATTGTAACGATGTAAATAGGAAGCCGAACCTCTTGTTCAATGGTGTGCATGCCATACAGAAGAAACCCGCAAACCACTTTATACTGTGAATAGTATTCAGTATTGGTTGTAGGGTCTGTATGTTCTTATGCCCACTAAGTACGTTATGTACAGCGTTAATGTTACATGGTTGTACAAAGCTATAAAGGCTATATAGATAGTTTAGCTCAATGAAAGATACtatatgtattttaattgactgacaaaaattacagaaaaaaatatacaaaatgccACTCTTTGTTCTAAGGCCCAAacatgttgagttgagttaagatagtGGAATAAGTTTTGTggaattcatttaaaataaatttagatgtattagaatgttaagataagtttaaatgtatttatgagaaattgaaaaaagttatgagttGCATGTAAAGAGATGTTGAACTGAAAAATATTCTGGATCTCACATGTAAAGAAATGTAAAgagatttaaatatttatatatttgactCAGATAAAAATTAGACTGCATTGAGATCACAATCCAAGTTCCAAACGGCCTaaattttatcatcattaaaaattagttttgcaTTGTCAATCATGTAATCATTGTTGTCAACAACTGACATAATCCTTGAATATTAGTGTTTTCGAGTCTAACAAATACTTGTTTGGAATTATAGAAGGGAAAAGCTCAAAATCGATCGGGTGTAACACCTATTTTCACACCGGCCAATAGGATTGTAACATGTatgaaatgtatttttcttCCAATGGATCGATCTTACATCACGGAATCAACTCTATCCCTCTCCTCTCGATTCTCtgctcttcctctccctttccctcccgattctcctctctttccttttttttttcctactacgcttgttttttttttctgaattacTTCGGGTTCTCCACCGATTAACAACCATGAAGGGCAGATGCTGGTAATTAACTGGTGAGTAATTTTTGAATTGACCAGTGGGGAGATAAGTTGGAACTCCGGTTTTTGTTTCTAGAAGTAGTCTGTTAGTTTGCTGAACAAATTGTTAGTTTATGACTTTGAAAGTTCTATGTTTGCTGCAAGTTTCTAGGAGATAAAAGAAACTAGTGGAGATAAGCTATTTGCTGCAAGTTCTTTGTGATTTTGAAAGTTCTTTGTTGATCCATTCAACTTTAGGGAAGAAATCTGCAGTGGCTCCACCATCTCAGGAATGACTGATATTAAatggtatatattatttttttactaattaaaGTTTATCTGTTTTTGGAGCtatattgaaaagaaatgtaCATTATAGTTTTAAGATAGAAGAAAGGATGGATAATTTTGTATGAATGAGATCAAAGTAGTAAGTTCCAAGATCCGGATTTCTTTCAAGAGAAGTACTTTTCCAACTGcagaaatttattttagaatctCAAATTCATCACTGGCAATGGATTTAATCTTTATTTCAGTACATTGAAAGATATATTATGTGATGCTATACTTGATTGCAAGTAAATAGCCACTTGTAATAGCTCGAGGCCAGTTCTCGAGACTGTTTCTTGAGTCTAGCTCATTTGCAAATCAAATGGCATAGCCTCTCTGATATTAAGCTTGATAATTCAACAAATATAGCACTTGTATATCCAAAGGGGCAAAAGACCTACAATATAAATGGAAAGCCATGATTACACAATCGATCATTTCATCCCCTAAGAAGGCAATGAGACTTATGGGTATAAATTGCCTTTCATCTCTTGAGATCGGTTTCTTGAAGAGCATGAATGAGAGGATGGAGGCCGATGGCAGTGGGGGGAGGAGCTAGAAGATAGTGGACGGTGGGAG containing:
- the LOC108987079 gene encoding ACT domain-containing protein ACR6-like isoform X3, producing the protein MLDGSWMRLESNASFAPSLRGSVGVMPSEEYTSIELSGTDRPGLLSEVCAVLADLGCNVVNAEIWTHNARAAAVVHVTDESTGCAIKDPTHLSTIKDLLCNVLRGDDDLKTANMKLSPPGVTNRGRRLHQIMFADRDYERVGGTGVEGVENKSPRPHVTLFDCIQKEYTVITMRSKDRPKLLFDIICTLTDMQYVVFHGVVKTGRMEAYQEFFIRHVDGLPISSEAERERVAQCLEAAIERRASEGMELELCTEDRVGLLSDITKIFRENSLCIKRAEISTKGGKAIDTFYVTDVTGNAVDPKMIDSICRQIGHTILKVKKHRSNASPPKAPQGTTMGFLFGNLFKARSFQNFKLIRSYS
- the LOC108987079 gene encoding ACT domain-containing protein ACR6-like isoform X1, which translates into the protein MDDEYAKLIRRMNPPRVVIDNNACKDATVIQVDSVNRHGILLEVVQVLTDMNLVITKAYISSDAGWFMDVFNVIDHDGNKITDKEDIDYIQRRLESNASFAPSLRGSVGVMPSEEYTSIELSGTDRPGLLSEVCAVLADLGCNVVNAEIWTHNARAAAVVHVTDESTGCAIKDPTHLSTIKDLLCNVLRGDDDLKTANMKLSPPGVTNRGRRLHQIMFADRDYERVGGTGVEGVENKSPRPHVTLFDCIQKEYTVITMRSKDRPKLLFDIICTLTDMQYVVFHGVVKTGRMEAYQEFFIRHVDGLPISSEAERERVAQCLEAAIERRASEGMELELCTEDRVGLLSDITKIFRENSLCIKRAEISTKGGKAIDTFYVTDVTGNAVDPKMIDSICRQIGHTILKVKKHRSNASPPKAPQGTTMGFLFGNLFKARSFQNFKLIRSYS
- the LOC108987079 gene encoding ACT domain-containing protein ACR6-like isoform X2, giving the protein MNLVITKAYISSDAGWFMDVFNVIDHDGNKITDKEDIDYIQRRLESNASFAPSLRGSVGVMPSEEYTSIELSGTDRPGLLSEVCAVLADLGCNVVNAEIWTHNARAAAVVHVTDESTGCAIKDPTHLSTIKDLLCNVLRGDDDLKTANMKLSPPGVTNRGRRLHQIMFADRDYERVGGTGVEGVENKSPRPHVTLFDCIQKEYTVITMRSKDRPKLLFDIICTLTDMQYVVFHGVVKTGRMEAYQEFFIRHVDGLPISSEAERERVAQCLEAAIERRASEGMELELCTEDRVGLLSDITKIFRENSLCIKRAEISTKGGKAIDTFYVTDVTGNAVDPKMIDSICRQIGHTILKVKKHRSNASPPKAPQGTTMGFLFGNLFKARSFQNFKLIRSYS